From Rutidosis leptorrhynchoides isolate AG116_Rl617_1_P2 chromosome 3, CSIRO_AGI_Rlap_v1, whole genome shotgun sequence, a single genomic window includes:
- the LOC139902669 gene encoding uncharacterized protein: protein MAIVVRFVDRDGHVKKRFLDLVHVKDITALILKNEILSSLSFHKLDFQDIRGQVYDGASNMRGEWNGLQALILKECPYAYYIHCFAHQLQLALVAASKEVVEVHKFFKILNFLINVIDSSSKRHDQLQDAQISEISLLAETGELKTVLRDIAINGSTSSQKGDASFALTHLLSFDFVFVMRLMKKILKKTDNLCQALQRKSQDIVNTLSLVSTTKSLIQNLRDEGWQSLFDKVVSFCETNNIQVPEMTIDSQLQELNSRFNESVTELLRLSVALNPKKPFNKADICSLAKKFYPLDFTEQENIQLKSELQHYELDLLNDPELKNVQTIAELCRGLQQTGRVKVYPMLNRLIRLVLTLPVSTATSERAFSAMKIMKTRLRCSMGDDYLKSCLILYIEREIADSFTSDDITDDFAVKKRRRVQLLPH from the exons ATGGCAATTGTTGTGAGATTCGTTGACCGAGATGGACATGTAAAAAAAAGGTTTTTAGACTTGGTTCATGTCAAAGATATTACTGCATTGATattaaaaaatgaaatcttgtcatCTCTTTCTTTTCATAAACTTGATTTTCAAGATATTCGAGGTCAAGTTTATGATGGGGCTAGTAATATGCGTGGAGAATGGAATGGATTGCAAGCTTTAATATTAAAAGAATGCCCTTACGCGTATTATATACATTGTTTTGCTCATCAGTTGCAACTAGCTTTAGTTGCAGCATCTAAAGAGGTGGTCGAAGTgcataaattttttaaaattttgaacTTTTTAATTAATGTCATTGATTCTTCTTCCAAGCGTCACGATCAATTACAAGATGCTCAAATTTCTGAAATTTCACTTTTGGCTGAAACTGGAGAACTTAAGACTG TACTACGTGACATTGCTATTAACGGATCTACTTCTTCTCAAAAAGGTGATGCTTCTTTTGCTCTCACACACTTATTATCATTTGATTTTGTTTTTGTGATGCGTTTGATGAAGAAAATACTGAAGAAAACTGATAATCTTTGTCAAGCTTTGCAACGCAAATCTCAAGATATCGTCAATACTCTGTCTTTGGTTTCCACTACTAAGAGTTTGATTCAAAATCTAAGAGATGAAGGATGGCAATCACTTTTTGATAAAGTTGTTTCTTTTTGTGAGACTAATAACATCCAAGTTCCTGAAATGA CTATTGATAGTCAGTTGCAAGAGTTGAACTCTAGATTTAATGAGTCTGTGACGGAACTTCTTCGACTCAGTGTTGCTCTAAACCCAAAAAAGCCATTCAATAAAGCTGATATTTGTAGTCTAGCAAAAAAATTCTATCCTTTAGACTTTACAGAGCAAGAAAATATTCAGCTGAAATCTGAGTTGCAACATTATGAGCTTGATTTGCTTAATGATCCAGAGTTAAAAAATGTTCAAACGATTGCAGAGTTATGTAGAGGCCTACAACAAACTGGGAGGGTTAAAGTGTATCCAATGCTTAACAGATTGATTCGTCTTGTATTAACTCTTCCGGTTTCAACAGCAACAAGTGAAAGAGCTTTTTCAGCAATGAAGATTATGAAAACGAGGCTTCGTTGTAGCATGGGTGATGACTATCTTAAAAGTTGTTTGATTCTTTACATTGAAAGGGAAATTGCCGATTCATTTACTTCGGATGACATAACAGATGATTTTGCTGTCAAGAAGCGTAGACGCGTCCAACTTCTACCACATTAG